A single Paratractidigestivibacter faecalis DNA region contains:
- a CDS encoding 5'-methylthioadenosine/adenosylhomocysteine nucleosidase, with product MKVGIIGAMASEVALLKEQLSEAQVTRVAGMEFCEGALGGTPVVVVQCGIGKVNAGICVQVLVDRFGVSHVINTGVAGSLDDRLDVGDLVVSTDCVWHDFDVTPLGYRPGEIPGVGTINFPADEGLREATLAAAAQVAPDIHAYAGRVVSGDQFIASAEQKNRITEGFGGMCCEMEGTAIAQAAWLNEVPFVVVRAISDKPGAADQVVDYNTFEEKAARDCARIVGHMVAGALMA from the coding sequence ATGAAGGTTGGAATTATCGGGGCCATGGCGTCTGAGGTGGCCCTCCTCAAGGAGCAGCTCAGCGAGGCGCAGGTCACGCGCGTTGCCGGCATGGAGTTCTGCGAGGGCGCGCTCGGCGGCACGCCGGTCGTCGTCGTGCAGTGCGGCATCGGCAAGGTCAACGCCGGCATCTGCGTCCAGGTGCTCGTGGACCGCTTTGGCGTGAGCCACGTCATCAACACGGGCGTGGCCGGCTCGCTCGACGACCGCCTGGACGTGGGCGACCTCGTGGTCTCCACGGACTGCGTCTGGCACGACTTCGACGTGACGCCGCTCGGCTACCGTCCCGGAGAGATTCCGGGCGTGGGCACCATCAACTTCCCGGCCGACGAGGGCCTTCGCGAGGCCACGCTTGCCGCCGCGGCCCAGGTGGCGCCCGACATCCACGCCTACGCCGGCCGCGTGGTCTCCGGCGACCAGTTCATCGCCAGCGCAGAGCAGAAGAACCGCATCACCGAGGGCTTCGGCGGCATGTGCTGCGAGATGGAGGGCACGGCCATCGCGCAGGCCGCCTGGCTGAACGAGGTCCCCTTCGTCGTCGTCCGCGCCATCTCCGACAAGCCTGGCGCCGCCGACCAGGTCGTGGACTACAACACCTTCGAGGAGAAGGCCGCGCGCGACTGCGCCCGCATCGTTGGCCACATGGTCGCCGGCGCCCTCATGGCGTAG
- a CDS encoding XRE family transcriptional regulator encodes MTQPQSQKKLTEELLAELLDAPSIDGYVAGHDFPATTLSAYLQQLLDEKGLARSRVVRMADLNETFGYQIFTGARNPSRDKVLQIAFAMALTLRETNRALTAAGVSNLNCKDRRDAIIIFCIDRGCSLQKVNEELYRFGEKTVC; translated from the coding sequence GTGACGCAACCACAGTCGCAGAAGAAGCTGACCGAGGAGCTTCTCGCCGAGCTCTTAGACGCGCCGAGCATAGACGGCTACGTGGCCGGCCACGACTTTCCGGCCACGACGCTGTCGGCCTACCTGCAGCAGCTCCTTGACGAGAAGGGCCTGGCACGCTCCCGCGTGGTGCGCATGGCCGACCTCAACGAGACGTTTGGCTACCAGATCTTCACCGGCGCGCGCAACCCCTCGCGCGACAAGGTGCTCCAGATAGCGTTTGCCATGGCCCTCACGTTGCGCGAGACCAACCGCGCGCTCACGGCGGCCGGGGTGAGCAACCTCAACTGCAAGGACCGCCGGGACGCCATCATCATCTTTTGCATCGACCGCGGGTGCTCACTGCAGAAGGTCAACGAGGAGCTCTACCGCTTTGGCGAGAAAACCGTCTGCTAG
- a CDS encoding Cof-type HAD-IIB family hydrolase has protein sequence MTAYKLLALDMDGTLLDSRKQVLPKTAAALERLAAAGVAVAFSTGRGLAELSDYVPNLPFIKYGSCISGGLVYDFSNQRTVFVHPFETKLALEVMAVARQEAPMVHVLTTTQSVAASEALPHMADFHMGIYQGMFDRICTPVDDMPAFARANEGAVCKVNLYHRSAESRERTRARLEEAGLAVQLAYAEETSLEVSPAGVSKAEGLSRLCDYLGITLAEAVAVGDAPNDTQALQVAGLPVAMGNATPDIKALAKMVVADNDHDGIAEVVAEVFGVTA, from the coding sequence ATGACCGCATACAAGCTCTTGGCTCTGGACATGGACGGAACGCTGCTTGACTCCCGCAAGCAGGTGCTCCCCAAGACGGCCGCGGCCCTGGAGCGCCTTGCCGCAGCGGGCGTCGCCGTGGCCTTCTCCACCGGCCGCGGCCTCGCGGAGCTTTCGGACTATGTGCCCAACCTGCCGTTCATCAAGTACGGGTCTTGCATCAGCGGCGGCCTGGTGTATGACTTCTCAAACCAGCGCACCGTCTTTGTCCATCCGTTTGAGACCAAGCTCGCCCTTGAGGTCATGGCGGTGGCCCGCCAGGAGGCCCCCATGGTCCACGTCCTCACCACCACCCAGAGCGTGGCGGCCTCCGAGGCCCTTCCTCACATGGCCGACTTCCACATGGGCATCTACCAGGGCATGTTCGACCGCATTTGCACGCCCGTGGACGACATGCCCGCCTTCGCCCGCGCCAACGAGGGCGCGGTCTGCAAGGTCAACCTCTACCACCGCAGCGCCGAGTCGCGCGAGCGCACCCGCGCGCGCCTGGAGGAGGCCGGCCTTGCCGTCCAGCTTGCCTACGCGGAGGAGACGTCCCTTGAGGTCTCCCCCGCCGGCGTGAGCAAGGCCGAGGGCCTCTCCCGCCTCTGCGACTACCTGGGCATCACGCTCGCCGAGGCCGTCGCCGTGGGAGACGCGCCCAACGACACGCAGGCTCTGCAGGTGGCAGGCCTTCCCGTCGCCATGGGCAACGCCACGCCGGACATAAAGGCCCTGGCCAAGATGGTCGTCGCCGACAACGACCATGACGGCATCGCCGAGGTGGTCGCAGAGGTCTTCGGCGTCACCGCGTAG
- a CDS encoding DegV family protein: protein MNQQRICVITDTGTDTPADFCAKHDVRVVPLRVNYSDGSSYESGVDITTDEVVARFGQEVPKTSLPSPERIADAFAQAKADGYVAAIFVSISSGLSATCETARMVARTMEDFPVAVVDTRSIGVAAGLVVMEAVRQIEAGVPFSSLPVMLEITAKSTSVFFAVRELSFLRAGGRISEAAYRLGSVLNIKPVFTCDEEGHYAVRKKARGWGRALDAEVALIEELARRYPKVRLAISCTEACADAYPELEAKLRRQVDNAVEIVRSDISPALLVHTGPELIGLAVQGL, encoded by the coding sequence ATGAACCAGCAGCGAATCTGCGTCATCACGGACACGGGCACCGACACGCCGGCGGACTTCTGCGCCAAGCACGACGTGCGCGTGGTGCCGCTGCGCGTCAACTACTCCGACGGCAGCTCCTACGAGAGCGGCGTGGACATCACCACGGACGAGGTCGTGGCCCGCTTTGGGCAGGAGGTGCCCAAGACCTCCCTGCCCTCCCCCGAGCGCATTGCCGATGCGTTTGCCCAGGCCAAGGCCGACGGCTACGTTGCCGCCATCTTTGTGAGCATCTCCAGCGGCCTCTCCGCCACGTGCGAGACGGCCCGGATGGTGGCCCGCACCATGGAGGACTTCCCCGTGGCCGTGGTGGACACGCGCAGCATCGGCGTGGCCGCCGGGCTGGTGGTCATGGAGGCCGTGCGCCAGATAGAGGCCGGCGTGCCCTTCTCGTCGCTGCCCGTCATGCTGGAGATCACGGCCAAGAGCACCAGCGTCTTCTTTGCCGTGCGCGAGCTCTCCTTCCTGCGCGCGGGCGGGCGCATCAGCGAGGCCGCCTACCGCCTGGGCTCCGTGCTCAACATCAAGCCGGTCTTTACCTGCGACGAGGAGGGCCACTACGCCGTGCGCAAGAAGGCCCGCGGCTGGGGACGAGCCCTGGACGCCGAGGTGGCGCTCATCGAGGAGCTGGCGCGCAGGTACCCCAAGGTGCGCCTGGCCATCAGCTGCACCGAGGCCTGCGCGGACGCCTACCCGGAGCTTGAGGCAAAGCTTCGCCGCCAGGTTGACAACGCGGTGGAGATCGTGCGAAGCGACATCTCACCCGCGCTGCTGGTCCACACCGGCCCAGAGCTCATCGGCCTGGCCGTCCAGGGGCTGTAG
- a CDS encoding DUF1836 domain-containing protein, with protein sequence MAHVSKDEAAAAEASRLPLPERMAHVHISRISELPRIELYLDQVLAIVAGELAPVMLPGEVAITGSMVNNYVKQKVVPAPRRKRYTRRHVASLLFVTAMKRVYSIGQIASMMGMIDRSDVDVSALYDEVVALLEQSLAQRFCDGAPAAEPRLTEAPAELAHVLEAAVASLAAKVYVEQTLALQDERR encoded by the coding sequence ATGGCACACGTCAGCAAAGACGAGGCAGCGGCCGCGGAGGCCTCCCGACTCCCGCTCCCTGAGCGCATGGCGCACGTTCACATATCGCGCATCTCGGAGCTGCCGCGCATCGAGCTCTACCTGGACCAGGTTCTGGCCATCGTGGCCGGCGAGCTCGCCCCCGTGATGCTCCCCGGAGAGGTCGCCATCACGGGCTCCATGGTCAACAACTACGTCAAGCAGAAGGTGGTGCCGGCGCCGCGCCGCAAGCGCTACACCCGCCGCCACGTGGCGTCACTGCTGTTTGTCACGGCCATGAAGCGCGTCTACTCCATAGGGCAGATCGCCAGCATGATGGGTATGATTGATAGGTCTGACGTGGACGTCTCCGCGCTGTATGACGAGGTCGTGGCCCTGCTGGAGCAGTCGCTGGCGCAGCGCTTCTGCGACGGCGCCCCGGCGGCCGAGCCTCGCCTCACTGAGGCCCCTGCCGAGCTCGCGCACGTGCTCGAGGCGGCCGTGGCGTCGCTTGCGGCAAAGGTCTACGTCGAGCAGACGCTCGCGCTCCAGGACGAGCGGCGATAG
- a CDS encoding VUT family protein, producing MFKKVWEDYKVLLRSIPASTVTLFIVSVIMMNLLANKELISLPWLALDCGFAVSWVSFLCMDMICKRFGARASIMVSVMALGINLGVSLVFWLLTLTPGMWGAYYDTGLAEVNDALNATIGGTWYVVLGSSCAMLVSSVVNSLLNQAIGRLEHKNTFGAFALRSYVSTGIAQFVDNLVFAIIVSHTFFGWTWLQVLTCSLTGAVAELLCEVFLSPVGYRVVRGWERENVGALYLQRRATETGAGAEAAEIQQ from the coding sequence ATGTTCAAGAAGGTCTGGGAGGACTACAAGGTCCTTCTGCGGAGCATTCCCGCGTCCACCGTCACTCTGTTCATCGTGAGCGTCATCATGATGAACCTCCTAGCAAACAAGGAGCTCATCAGCCTGCCCTGGCTGGCGCTTGACTGCGGCTTTGCCGTGAGCTGGGTCTCGTTCTTGTGCATGGACATGATCTGCAAGCGCTTTGGCGCCCGCGCCTCCATCATGGTCTCGGTCATGGCCCTGGGCATCAACCTGGGCGTAAGCCTGGTCTTCTGGCTGCTCACGCTCACGCCCGGCATGTGGGGCGCCTACTACGACACGGGCCTTGCCGAGGTCAACGACGCCCTGAACGCCACCATCGGCGGCACCTGGTACGTGGTCCTTGGCAGCTCCTGCGCCATGCTCGTCTCCTCCGTGGTCAACTCCCTGCTCAACCAGGCAATCGGCCGCCTGGAGCACAAGAACACCTTCGGGGCCTTCGCGCTGCGCTCCTACGTCTCGACCGGCATCGCCCAGTTCGTGGACAACCTGGTGTTTGCCATCATCGTCTCGCACACGTTCTTTGGCTGGACGTGGCTGCAGGTGCTCACGTGCTCGCTCACCGGCGCCGTGGCCGAGCTGCTCTGCGAGGTGTTTCTCTCCCCCGTCGGCTACCGCGTGGTCCGCGGATGGGAGCGTGAGAACGTGGGCGCACTCTACCTGCAGCGACGCGCGACAGAGACCGGCGCAGGCGCCGAGGCCGCGGAGATCCAACAGTGA
- a CDS encoding methylated-DNA--[protein]-cysteine S-methyltransferase: protein MGQTSFCTTFETELIGRLTLASDGEVLTGCWFEHDRNLERGAAGELVRDDALAAFAPARDWLARYFAGEKPASPGPAHRADGTEFQRAVWAELERVPYGCVTSYGALARRLGERLGRQTSARAVGGAVGRNRLCVIVPCHRVVGADGTLTGFAGGLDVKRRLLELEGVDVCRLCDLLAGRAALGGAPALNRQ, encoded by the coding sequence ATGGGGCAGACGAGCTTCTGTACCACGTTTGAGACCGAGCTCATCGGAAGGCTGACGCTGGCGTCTGACGGCGAGGTCCTGACCGGGTGCTGGTTTGAGCACGACCGTAACCTCGAGCGCGGGGCGGCGGGCGAGCTCGTGCGCGATGACGCCCTGGCCGCGTTTGCTCCGGCGCGAGACTGGCTTGCCCGCTACTTTGCCGGCGAGAAGCCCGCGTCGCCCGGGCCCGCGCACCGCGCGGACGGCACGGAGTTCCAGCGCGCCGTCTGGGCCGAGCTGGAGCGCGTGCCCTATGGGTGCGTGACCAGCTACGGCGCGCTGGCCCGCAGGCTGGGGGAGCGCCTGGGCCGACAGACGTCAGCCCGGGCGGTCGGCGGCGCCGTGGGCAGAAACCGGCTCTGCGTGATCGTACCCTGCCACCGCGTGGTAGGCGCCGACGGCACCCTTACGGGCTTTGCCGGCGGCCTCGACGTCAAGCGCCGGCTGCTCGAGCTTGAGGGCGTGGACGTCTGCCGGCTGTGCGACCTTCTCGCCGGCAGGGCGGCACTCGGCGGCGCTCCCGCCCTAAATCGACAATAG
- a CDS encoding TIGR04076 family protein, which translates to MSSADGEKCLAGDGAGTGAADGEKPLGAPRGKRPRIRITCVDQLGTCRCHHGHKPGDVFDFDRDRGRMCSMACHVGFPYIDILRYGGTVPGNAPGTAKFCCPEVDTLNVWLAELVEE; encoded by the coding sequence GTGAGTAGCGCAGACGGCGAGAAGTGCCTGGCTGGGGACGGCGCAGGCACAGGCGCCGCGGACGGCGAGAAGCCCCTGGGCGCCCCGCGCGGAAAGCGGCCGCGCATACGCATCACCTGCGTAGACCAGCTGGGCACGTGCCGCTGCCACCACGGGCACAAGCCGGGCGACGTCTTTGACTTTGACCGGGACCGTGGTCGCATGTGCTCCATGGCTTGCCACGTGGGCTTTCCCTACATCGACATCCTGCGCTACGGCGGGACCGTCCCCGGAAACGCCCCCGGCACGGCCAAGTTCTGCTGCCCCGAGGTGGACACGCTGAACGTCTGGCTGGCGGAGCTGGTGGAGGAGTAG
- a CDS encoding DUF2273 domain-containing protein, with protein sequence MAESDKSPKPKVELGAAPEAAPATGQGNAGDAGGKDGASKGPQPSGASSADSAQAGFSRVSAWVGKTFPGHENAFWGGVFGLVAAVVLLAFGILKTLIVAVLVVAGIAVGQLVDGDPKLIRALQRLFSNNQ encoded by the coding sequence ATGGCAGAGAGCGACAAGTCACCCAAGCCCAAGGTGGAGCTGGGAGCAGCTCCCGAGGCCGCTCCGGCCACGGGCCAGGGCAACGCCGGGGACGCCGGCGGCAAGGACGGCGCGTCCAAGGGCCCCCAGCCGTCCGGCGCGTCTTCGGCCGACTCCGCGCAGGCGGGCTTCTCGCGCGTCTCCGCGTGGGTGGGCAAGACCTTCCCCGGGCACGAGAACGCCTTCTGGGGCGGCGTCTTTGGCCTGGTGGCAGCCGTGGTGCTTCTGGCCTTCGGCATCCTCAAGACGCTCATCGTGGCCGTGCTCGTCGTGGCGGGTATCGCGGTGGGCCAGCTCGTGGACGGAGACCCCAAGCTCATCAGGGCGCTGCAGAGGCTCTTCTCCAACAACCAGTAG
- a CDS encoding SDR family NAD(P)-dependent oxidoreductase: MRVLVTGASAGIGRATAELFLERGHEVAGFDVQAATLDHPSYTHHVVDVRCPQDFPRGIKPEIIINNAGVQDSGDDLGVNLHGTINVTEFYAFGRRSSGDMGTGAGALLAKPAPQVRAVVNVGSASGHTGSEFPEYAASKGGVIAYTKNVAGRLAPQATCNSIDPGGVLTPLNQCVMDDPKLWKRIMGLTPMRRWATPEEIAEWIYFVAVTNRFMTGQNLLIDGGEAGRSEFVWPEE; encoded by the coding sequence GTGAGGGTCCTTGTCACGGGAGCGTCCGCAGGCATCGGACGCGCGACAGCCGAGCTCTTCCTGGAGCGCGGGCACGAGGTCGCAGGCTTTGACGTCCAGGCCGCAACGCTGGACCACCCCAGCTACACGCACCACGTGGTTGATGTCCGCTGTCCGCAGGACTTTCCCCGCGGCATCAAGCCAGAAATCATCATCAACAACGCGGGGGTCCAGGACTCTGGCGACGACCTTGGCGTCAATCTTCACGGCACCATCAACGTCACGGAGTTCTATGCCTTTGGGAGAAGGTCTTCCGGCGACATGGGCACCGGTGCGGGTGCGCTTCTGGCCAAGCCCGCCCCGCAGGTGCGCGCCGTGGTCAACGTGGGTTCTGCCAGCGGTCACACGGGAAGCGAGTTTCCCGAGTACGCGGCCTCAAAGGGCGGCGTCATCGCATACACCAAGAACGTGGCCGGTCGGCTTGCCCCGCAGGCGACGTGCAACAGCATCGACCCCGGCGGCGTGCTCACCCCGCTCAACCAGTGCGTCATGGACGACCCCAAGCTCTGGAAGCGCATCATGGGCCTCACGCCGATGCGCCGTTGGGCCACGCCCGAGGAGATTGCGGAGTGGATCTACTTCGTGGCCGTCACCAACCGCTTCATGACCGGCCAAAACCTCCTCATCGACGGCGGCGAGGCCGGCCGCAGCGAGTTCGTCTGGCCCGAGGAGTAG
- a CDS encoding bifunctional hydroxymethylpyrimidine kinase/phosphomethylpyrimidine kinase codes for MNNTQLLLINDMCGYGKVALSAMLPVLSHMGYRIHNLPTALVSDTLNYPKFYIHDTTEYVRQSLAIWEELGFEFDAISTGFIVTEEETRIISDFCHRRAAKGTKVFVDPIMGDNGRLYAGVPESTIGLMRDLVACADYTVPNYTEACLLTDTPMKDGISAEEACALVDAMRGLGAKSVVVTSAKVDDTNAVIGYDHVAGEHFSIPFELIPVYFPGTGDTFSSVLLGRVMAGWTLQRATADAMRVVSELIARNAGQQDKSAGLPIEACLDVIDGE; via the coding sequence ATGAACAACACCCAGCTCCTGCTGATCAACGACATGTGCGGCTACGGCAAGGTGGCGCTCTCTGCCATGCTGCCCGTGCTGTCCCACATGGGCTACCGCATCCACAACCTGCCCACGGCGCTTGTCTCCGACACGCTCAACTACCCCAAGTTCTACATCCATGACACCACCGAGTACGTGCGCCAGAGCCTGGCCATCTGGGAGGAGCTGGGCTTTGAGTTCGACGCCATCTCGACCGGCTTCATCGTGACGGAGGAGGAGACGCGCATCATCTCCGACTTCTGCCACAGGCGCGCCGCCAAGGGCACCAAGGTCTTCGTGGACCCCATCATGGGGGACAACGGCAGGCTCTACGCGGGCGTGCCCGAGTCCACCATCGGCCTCATGCGCGACCTCGTGGCCTGCGCGGACTACACGGTGCCCAACTACACCGAGGCCTGCCTGCTCACGGACACCCCCATGAAGGACGGCATCAGCGCCGAGGAGGCCTGCGCGCTGGTGGACGCCATGCGCGGCCTGGGCGCCAAGTCCGTCGTGGTCACGAGCGCCAAGGTGGACGACACCAATGCCGTCATCGGATACGACCACGTGGCCGGCGAGCACTTCTCCATTCCGTTCGAGCTCATCCCGGTCTACTTCCCCGGCACGGGCGACACGTTCTCGTCGGTGCTGCTCGGCCGCGTCATGGCCGGCTGGACGCTGCAGCGCGCCACGGCAGACGCCATGCGGGTGGTCTCCGAGCTCATCGCGCGCAACGCCGGCCAGCAGGACAAGTCCGCCGGACTGCCCATCGAGGCCTGCCTGGACGTGATCGACGGTGAGTAG
- the nhaA gene encoding Na+/H+ antiporter NhaA, with amino-acid sequence MAQSIYEEPAVIKRTERRGVLHEIASNGTIAAAVMVGAALLALVVANGPAFEAVEEFLREPLEIGIGTHLIAMSVESFVNDFLMAIFFLLVGIELKYEMTVGQLRRPRQAALPMLAAVGGVCFPALIYLVLNWGGQTHGWAVPIATDIAFALGVVSLLGDKISSETKVFFQTLAIADDILAIVVIALFYGQSPDVAWCAASGIVIVVLWGLNHARVYSLKPYALVGLALWFCMYNSGIHATLAGVILAFALPSKSDVRLSDLSDWLQNRAQDLDEVYDEGLHVLGQNGFTHTAMRVERVMHHVTPPLQRMEHYISTPVNFLILPLFAFVNAQLRLVGADFGAIVMDPVTRGVFFGAVLGKPLGIISVTLLLVKIGFAKLPKNMDWVQVAAVGIMGGLGFTMSILISGLAFASASEVMAAKCAILVGSLTSAVLGIVFVRAATAGHDAPEDACAAGGAPEASE; translated from the coding sequence ATGGCACAGAGCATCTACGAGGAGCCCGCGGTCATCAAGCGCACCGAGCGCAGGGGAGTCCTGCACGAGATAGCCTCCAACGGCACCATAGCCGCGGCGGTGATGGTCGGCGCGGCGCTGCTGGCCCTCGTGGTGGCAAACGGACCGGCCTTTGAGGCGGTGGAGGAGTTCCTGCGCGAGCCGCTCGAGATCGGCATCGGCACGCACCTCATCGCCATGAGCGTGGAGTCCTTTGTCAACGACTTCCTGATGGCCATCTTCTTCCTGCTGGTGGGCATCGAGCTCAAGTACGAGATGACGGTGGGCCAGCTCCGCCGTCCGCGCCAGGCGGCCCTGCCCATGCTGGCGGCGGTGGGTGGCGTGTGCTTCCCCGCCCTCATCTACCTGGTGCTCAACTGGGGCGGCCAGACCCATGGCTGGGCCGTGCCCATCGCCACCGACATCGCCTTCGCGCTGGGCGTGGTGTCCCTCCTTGGCGACAAGATCTCGTCCGAGACCAAGGTCTTCTTCCAGACCCTCGCCATCGCCGACGACATTCTGGCCATCGTGGTCATTGCCCTGTTCTACGGCCAGTCCCCGGACGTTGCGTGGTGCGCCGCCTCGGGCATCGTGATCGTGGTCCTGTGGGGCTTAAACCACGCCCGCGTCTACTCGCTCAAGCCCTACGCCCTGGTTGGCCTGGCGCTGTGGTTCTGCATGTACAACTCCGGCATCCACGCCACGCTGGCCGGCGTCATCCTGGCCTTTGCCCTGCCCAGCAAGTCCGACGTGCGCCTCTCCGACCTCTCCGACTGGCTGCAGAACCGCGCCCAGGACCTCGACGAGGTCTACGACGAGGGCCTCCACGTCCTGGGCCAGAACGGCTTCACCCACACCGCCATGCGCGTGGAGCGCGTCATGCACCACGTCACGCCGCCCCTGCAGCGCATGGAGCACTACATCTCCACCCCGGTGAACTTCCTCATCCTGCCGCTGTTTGCCTTCGTCAACGCGCAGCTGCGCCTGGTGGGCGCCGACTTCGGCGCCATTGTGATGGACCCGGTGACCCGCGGCGTCTTCTTCGGCGCCGTCCTGGGCAAGCCGCTCGGCATCATCTCGGTGACGCTGCTTCTGGTCAAGATCGGCTTTGCCAAGCTCCCCAAGAACATGGACTGGGTGCAGGTGGCCGCCGTGGGCATCATGGGCGGCCTGGGCTTCACCATGTCCATCCTCATCTCCGGCCTGGCGTTTGCCTCCGCCTCCGAGGTCATGGCCGCCAAGTGCGCCATCCTCGTGGGGTCCCTCACCTCGGCGGTCCTGGGCATCGTCTTCGTGCGCGCGGCCACGGCCGGCCACGACGCCCCGGAGGACGCCTGCGCCGCCGGCGGCGCGCCCGAGGCGTCAGAGTAA
- a CDS encoding DUF4352 domain-containing protein — MAKEGKKPMGKIVLIVVVVLVVVGALGSMGGNKTTTTAPESTQQTEQSDAKDQSATEQKTEESTENLVIGTTVNLPDGLSVTVDSVEPGLANYDGSAMTGIHVTYTNNGDDGASYNVFDWKGEDANGAQQSSGYYSDGSDELSSGTLAKGGTVSGNVYFKGDLARVLYFGNVLEKTATASWALS; from the coding sequence ATGGCTAAGGAAGGCAAGAAGCCCATGGGCAAGATCGTCTTGATTGTCGTGGTGGTTCTCGTCGTCGTGGGGGCACTCGGGTCCATGGGCGGCAACAAGACCACGACGACCGCTCCCGAATCCACTCAGCAGACGGAGCAGTCTGACGCCAAGGATCAGTCTGCGACGGAGCAGAAGACCGAGGAGTCCACCGAGAACCTGGTAATCGGGACCACCGTCAACCTCCCGGACGGCCTCTCCGTCACGGTCGACTCCGTTGAGCCGGGCCTCGCCAACTACGACGGCTCCGCGATGACGGGCATCCACGTGACCTACACCAACAACGGTGACGACGGTGCCAGCTACAACGTCTTTGACTGGAAGGGCGAGGACGCCAACGGCGCCCAGCAGTCCAGCGGCTACTACAGCGATGGTTCGGACGAGCTGAGCTCCGGCACGTTGGCCAAGGGCGGCACCGTCTCTGGCAACGTCTACTTCAAGGGCGACCTGGCGCGCGTGCTCTACTTTGGCAACGTGCTCGAGAAGACCGCGACGGCAAGCTGGGCGCTCTCCTAA
- a CDS encoding Asp23/Gls24 family envelope stress response protein, whose protein sequence is MGGFKRLCLAVWSLAGVFTLAALGLTWVGPWTDVASALMVINEYWMALEVCFCITAVGLVVTLLRALFSRRVKTVEVTTVDGGVISVTRAAIASQASHIVEADGSCAAARVSVSAKPRGHVRVHVRVLPHESVDVVEKGAQLHEELCLGLAAVCGDKLEDVSLEFVEPEAVTTAVQAAPAEYEADEAVAGAAGAAAIAAVAVEPGAADSTSEITVPMGASHDGAREA, encoded by the coding sequence ATGGGTGGTTTCAAGCGCTTGTGCCTGGCAGTCTGGTCGCTCGCGGGCGTCTTCACGCTGGCGGCGCTGGGCCTCACCTGGGTCGGCCCCTGGACTGACGTGGCAAGCGCCCTCATGGTCATCAACGAGTACTGGATGGCCCTCGAGGTCTGCTTCTGCATCACTGCCGTGGGCCTTGTGGTGACGCTACTGCGCGCGCTCTTCTCTCGCCGCGTCAAGACCGTCGAGGTCACCACCGTCGATGGCGGGGTCATCTCCGTCACGCGCGCGGCCATTGCGTCCCAGGCCTCCCACATCGTGGAGGCCGACGGCTCCTGCGCCGCCGCCCGCGTGAGCGTTTCGGCCAAGCCGCGCGGCCACGTCCGCGTGCACGTCCGGGTGCTCCCGCACGAGTCCGTCGACGTGGTGGAGAAGGGCGCCCAGCTCCACGAGGAGCTCTGCCTGGGCCTTGCCGCCGTCTGCGGCGACAAGCTCGAGGACGTGAGCCTGGAGTTCGTGGAGCCGGAGGCCGTCACCACCGCCGTCCAGGCGGCCCCTGCCGAGTACGAGGCCGACGAGGCTGTGGCAGGCGCCGCAGGCGCGGCCGCCATTGCCGCCGTTGCCGTCGAGCCCGGCGCGGCGGATTCAACCAGCGAGATCACGGTGCCCATGGGTGCTTCCCATGACGGCGCGAGGGAGGCATAG
- a CDS encoding Asp23/Gls24 family envelope stress response protein — MSEDKNTEVEQAAIEPEAIEGADELAAVEPAGTDIDLAAGDEEDEDSEDSLTFSNGVIEKIVALAMRDVPGVVGMKGSWFNRVQDAFGASDTKKGVTVEVTPESAVRVNISVLIEYGAYAPQVFEDVKKAVVKQVTGMTGLEVAGVNLRIEDVLTREEFDRSNKEPKAAEPAPAQAKEQPEE, encoded by the coding sequence ATGAGCGAGGACAAGAACACCGAGGTCGAGCAGGCTGCCATCGAGCCCGAGGCCATCGAGGGCGCCGATGAGCTCGCTGCCGTCGAGCCCGCCGGAACCGACATCGACCTTGCCGCCGGCGACGAGGAGGACGAGGACTCCGAGGACTCCCTGACCTTCTCCAACGGCGTCATCGAGAAGATCGTGGCACTGGCCATGCGCGATGTCCCCGGCGTCGTGGGCATGAAGGGCAGCTGGTTCAACCGCGTCCAGGACGCCTTTGGCGCGAGCGACACCAAGAAGGGCGTCACCGTCGAGGTCACGCCCGAGAGCGCCGTGCGCGTGAACATCTCCGTGCTCATCGAGTACGGCGCCTATGCGCCGCAGGTCTTCGAGGACGTCAAGAAGGCCGTGGTCAAGCAGGTCACGGGCATGACGGGCCTTGAGGTCGCCGGCGTCAACCTGCGCATCGAGGACGTCCTCACGCGCGAGGAGTTCGACCGCTCCAATAAGGAGCCCAAGGCCGCCGAGCCCGCCCCCGCGCAGGCCAAGGAGCAGCCCGAGGAATAG